A stretch of DNA from Xyrauchen texanus isolate HMW12.3.18 chromosome 36, RBS_HiC_50CHRs, whole genome shotgun sequence:
aaatgcgtaaagaagtctaatatctttcaccatagaccatgtttaaatttcgatgtttctggccagaaataacaacatattcactttatctggttttaataagctgcggattggagtaactacactacccgctgtgctgaagacccgctctgatggagtattggtagcacatatgcacagatatttccgtgctaatcttgccatgaacggaaaccttttgtcgttcgttttccaccaagtcagcgggtcctcttccccatcaatggccatttcctgcaggtacatggtcatttctgcctcgaccttttgctcatcaatgAGTAAAATatcgaaattatagtttttaagtggaaaatagtatttatgtaaagagatatattaaaataaaaagagcacaactcttcttaagtgaaagctaaaaaaaaacgtgtcgtgcaacctactgataaagcgccgacgagtcattagttgggttagtaaaataactaaataataatttttcatagcatttttgaaaattatatgaaattataaagagcacaactcttcttaagtgaaagctaaaaaaaaaacgtgtCGTGCAAcgtactgataaagcgccgacgagtcattagttgggttagtaaaataacgaaataataatttttcatagcatttttgaaaattatatgaaattatattgatatattgatatcATCGTCTAtcacgatgttttactgtcaacatcgtcaactgccaatttaggggacatcgcccaaccctatttAGTATCAATACCGatgtaccagggctggtatcgtagCAAAGCTAAAATTTTGTTATCGCAGCAAACctagtctaaatatatatccaaatgcataattTGTGATAATATGTAGAAATTAAGTTACAACATTGGTTACAGAGACCAGGCAACAataatcattttgtttttatctgAAGTGAAGgtaacaaaaaaatatgtatattttctatataaattaatcatttaatgtCTAAAATGTCTAAATACCATAAAGTCCCCCCGAACATTTTAAAGTCGCCATGAAATCTAAATTTAAGCTGCTTTTAGTCTGTATTTATTCCCTTTAAGGTCATCAATATGCTAGTGTAACTATGAAAAAAGTTAGTTGAGTGtgtcaataaatgtattaataaattacaTGTAATATATTTACACAAGAAATGCTCCAGAATAATTTTGTCCTGGAACAGTACCAATATGAACAGCATTCAAGGATTTGTCTAATAGAATTCCgtggtggaaatgatgctgaTTGAAATGAGCTTGATAGGAAATGATGGCCTggaaaaatattctgctcacaagtgaatTTTCTTTATCTTCAATCATTCCATGTCTTTATAtgtcttcactgacacttttgttgactcatttttgggggaaagaaagaaaaaaaaatgtggggGGGCAAAATCATTTGTTGTGGTGGAAATTACTGCTGTCCCACAGCTGTcggagaattaacatttttgaaaaattatgtttagattatcatagttttgaacatgtaataatttaatgTTATTGGACATGAAATTGCCCAATGTTAAAGAAACACCAATATAAAGAAGAGTAAAGACCTTGATGTTTGAAAAGTCTCATATTTAGAACAAACATGCCTTTATTCACGCTGATGCAGTTTTGTGTTCCTGTAGTATCAAACCTCAACTTTCTCAAAATAAGATGAGATGtaatgcttttttgttgtttgtgtagAATTCAGGACCAATCTCTGATTCACCTTTGCACATCAAACCTACTGATGCTACCTCAGCTAAGAAAAAGAAACCACATGCAGGGGATATTGAGAAGTAAGTATCTACTGTTTATTTGGCCAACTATATCAGTATTATAACTCGCCTGGTCATTCTTTTATGGTTTAAAGACCGTAGGGTTGTTTGAAGTGTAAGTGACTACATACTCATATCACAGGTTTCTACGCCCAGTGTCTTATAAACAGACCAGCTGTTCTGAGGGAAGACCAGACCCCTCCCTGATGGCTAATAAGGTGATtatgaatgtaaataaatatatatatatatatatatatatatatatatatatatatatatatatatatatatatatatatacacactcacctaaaggattattaggaacacctgttcaatttctcattaatgcaattatctaatcaaccaatcacatggcagttgcttcaatgcatttaggggtgtggtcctggtcaagacaatctcctgaactccaaaccgaatgtcagaatgggaaagaaaggtgatttaagcaattttgagcgtggcatggttgatggtgccagacgggccggtctgagtacttcacaatctgctcagttactgggattttcacacacaaccatttgtagggtttacaaagaatggtgtgaaaagggaaaaacatccagtatgcggcagtcctgtgggcgaaaatgccttgttgatgctagaggtcagaggagaatgggccgactgattcaagctgatagaagagcaactttgcctgaaataaccactcgttacaaccgaggtatgcagcaaagcatttgtgaagccacaacacgcacaaccttgaggcggatgggctacaacagcagaataccccaccgggtaccactcatctccactacaaattggaaaaagaggctacaatttgcaagagctcaccaaaattggacagttgaagactggaaaaatgttgcctggtctgatgagtctcgatttctgttgagacattcagatggtagagtcagaatttggcgtaaacagaatgagaacatggatccatcatgccttgttaccactgtgcaggctggtggtggtagtgtaatgatgtgggggatgttttcttggcacactttaggccccttagtgccaattgggcatcgtttaaatgccacggcctacctgagcattgtttctgaccatgtccatccctttatggccaccatgtacccatcctctgatggctacttccagcaggataatgcaccatgtcacaaagctcgaatcatttcaaattggtttcttgaacatgacaatgagttcactgtactaaaatggcccccacagtcaccagatctcaacccaatagagcatctttgggatgtggtggaacgggagctttgtgccttggatgtgcatcccacaaatctccatcaactgcaagatgctatcctatcaatatgggccaacatttctaaagaatgctttcagcaccttgttgaatcaatgccacgtagaattaaggcaggttctgaaggcaaaagggggtcaaacacagtattagtatggtgttcctaataatcctttaggtgagtgtatatacaggtgctggtcatataattagaatatcatcaaaaagttgatttatttcagtaattccattcaaaaagtgaaacttggatattatattcattcattacacacagactgatatatttcaaatgttatttcatttaattgtgatgattaaaactgacaactaatgaaaatcccaaattcagtatctccaaaaattagaatattacttaagaccaatacaaaaaaaggatttttagaaatgttggccaactgaaaagtatgaacatgataagtatgagcatgtacagcactcaatacttagttggggctccttttgcctgaattactgcagcagcgcggcgtggcatggagtcgatcagtctgtggcactgctcgggtgttatgagagcccaggttgctctgatagtggcgttcagctcttctgcattgttgggtctggcgtatcgcatcttcctcttcacaataccccatagattttctatagggttaaggtcaggtgagtttgctggccaattaagaacagggataccattgtccttaaaccaggtactggtagctttggcactgtgtgcaggtgccaagtcctgttggaaaatgaaatctgcatctctataaagttggtcagcagcaggaagcatgaagtgctctaaaacttcctggtagactgctgcgttgaccttggacctcagaaaacacagtggatcaacaccagcagatgacatggcaccccaaaccatcactgactgtggaaactttacactggactttaagcaacatggattctgtgcctctcctctcatcctccagactctgggaccttgatttataaaggaaatgcaaaatttactttcatcagagaacataacttttgaccactcagcagcagtccagtcatTTTTGTCTTAAGCCCAGGcgagacgctgtgtcttgttcaagagtggcttgacacaaggaatgcgacagctgaaacccatgtcttgcatacgtctgtgcgtggtggttcttgaagcactgactccagctgcagtccactctttgtgaatctcccccacatttttgaatgggttttgtttcacaatcctctccagggtgcggttatccctattgcttgtacattttttttctaccacatcttttccttccctttgcctctttattaatgtgcttggacacagagctctgtgaacagccagcctctttagcaatgaccttttgtgtcttgccctccttgtgcaaggtctcaatggtcgtcttttggacagctgtcaagtcagcagtcttccccatgattgtgtagcctacagaactagactgagagaccatttaaaggcctttgcaggtgttttgagttaattagctgattagagtgtggcacccggtgtcttcaatattgaaccttttcacaacattcaaattttctgagatactgattttggggtttttcattagttgtcagttataatcatcaattaaaaggaatgaacacttaaaatatatcactctgtgtggaatgaatgtatacattatccaagtttcacttttagaatggaattactgaaataaatcaacgttttgatgatattctaattatatgaccagcacctgtatatacacacactcacgacAACTTTATTTGGCACAccaacttattcatgcgattatctaatcttccacaatggcagcagtgcaatgtataaaatcatgtagatatgggttaggagcttcagttaatgttcacatcaaccatcaggggaaaaaatgtgatctcactgATTTTGAGGGTGGCTTGATTTttggtgcctgatgggctggtttgagtatttctgtaatgcaCAATGGTCTCTAGAGTTTACGCGGAATGGagccaacaacaaaaaacatccagtgagcggcactggatggaaatgcctttttaatgagagaggtcaatggacaatggccagactggtttgagctgacagaaaggctacggtaacacagataacccatctgtacaattgtaatgagcagaataacatctcagaatgcataacatgtcaaaccttgagttggatgggctacaacagaagattccgtcaggttccacttctgtcagacaagaacagaaagctgaggctgtgacttccacatgattggctgataagataattgcataaataagcAGGTTTACaggtgctcctaataaagtggtctgtgagtgtgcatatttttatttatttctcttaatTTCTAGTTATTTCctaaattaattttataatgaaaaatgtaatcaaaacagTATCAGATTAAATCAAATGCAGTATCAGAAAGATAAATGTAACTAAACTTAAGATGTTATATGTAATTTTCAGTTGGAAAATATGCACATGCTATAGAAACTGTAGAGTTGAATTTGAAAGACTTAGTAGTTATAAACATTTCTAAAGTGTTTATAAATGTAGTTTGATTATTGATCTTTGGGTTTTTAACAGGAAAACATTCTGAACCCTCCAAAAACCCTCGTGTCACAGTCTGTGGAGGACAAAGTTGACCTAACCATGCCAGCACTGGACTACTATGCAAAACCTTCAACCTCTATTCCCAGCAGCTCAGAACAGACGTTCACTTTCAACAATCCTAATAGCACCTCATCAAAACGAAAGAGCTCAGAGATAGAGTTCGAAAGTGAATCGGATCTACTCAACAAGAGGTTATGTGCTGCTCCACAGTGTGAATTGCCTTTAGCAGACAGCCCTTTTCTATCAGAGATGGCGTGGTATGAGAGTTTGCGGAGTCGTTTGCAGCAAGAGGAGGAGGACCGACGGATGGCGTTGCGACTTCAGAAGGAGTTGAACCATGATTACGCTGTGGACCGCAGGAAGGGTTCGGCCGACAGCTATCAACTCCGGCAAAAAAACACTACGGCTTCCACAAGTGCAAAGCCAGATGAGGAAATTAAGACAGGGAATTGTAGTACATCACGATCAACTTCAAGGAATAGCACAGGACTGAATGAGGATAATGAGAAAGCTGGAAAGAGACTGTCTGTAACAAGCTCCCAACTAGTGGAAAAGACTCCTGGGAAAAGTCCTGTGTCTTCTCCAACAACAACAGTCCCAGTTACTCCTCTGAAGAAGGGGACAAAGCAGACCACCCTGACCGAGATGTTCCCCAACTTGGGCTTTTGAAGCAATGCACTGCTGACTTGAACAGTTTTCTTATACACTCCTTGCAATAGAAATGACATTTGTTGTAAGAGGCAGCGCTGCTACTAAAGGACATTGATTAGCTGTTCCATTATCTTTATCAATTTCAGCCCATTTGTTGCTAATACCTCTTCAGTGCCTTTCTGAACAGTATTTTTGGGAGGGTCATACTGTACTGtcataataaacaggagtgtttATATAGTAATGACTAGTTATGAGTTTGAAATGGTGCGAATGCTGCAAAAGAAGATGGTTTTACAGGTTTTCTCCTTTTGTAAGAATTTGCAGCTATTTTCACTTGTTTGAAATAAAGGAAAGTACAGAAATGTGTCTTTTGTGTTGTGCGTTTATTGAACAAGTGGAAAACAAGAAAGTTGTGTTAAGACACACTTCAGAAGTTATTCGATCACAACTTTATTAGGATCTGCCATTTTTTCACAACGTTCACTCCCCTCAAAACCCCACACACTTCTGTTTACTTCACAATAAGAGCTTGCCGTTTGCCCTTCGGTAAATGGTCATATGCAATATTAAACAGATAGTCACTTGTATAACTGATATCCAGCACAGAGGTATACAtatgcatgaatacatttttaatgtctgAAACTTAACagtgggttcaaaacaagttttaCTCTATccacagcatctgtggcatgcgtTTGATTACCACTTGGGTTGGAAACCGAAAACccattccatttaaaaaaaaaaaagatataattttAACctaatgtttttcatgtcttttgttACTTTAAACATTCTCAGACCATTCTTCTGCCATTGGGAAGGGAACACCAAACTAAAAATACTCTTGTTAGTGTTTCCTGTGCAAGCATTCAGCAACATCGCTACAAAATCAGCAGCGCAAAACATAAAGACCTGCCAGTGTATCCAGATTTCTGAACAAATAATTTCTgatccggttcttttgaatctactgtgctAAACGTTGCGGGCGGGACCTATTTTTTCAGGAGCAGGTCTGAAAAATCCAGCCCGCGCAGACCTCTAGCACATACCttttgcaagaatctgttctgttaaaaacaaaaacatcatctCACCCTTTGGTTATAGGCTGCTGAGGATAGGAAATCCAAgaactgcattttttattttcaaatatttctatcTGAAAAGTATTAAAAGAATTGTTAgcggaaaaggaggaggcgagtattattatctaaataataatttaataatgaacttaaccaaaaagacaagcacacacacacacaggtgtcggacagctgcccgtaacactctctctgtcgcactcccgcctccggtcggcctttatccctctcctaggcttgattagcctgaataGGGagtgggtgtg
This window harbors:
- the LOC127629776 gene encoding E3 ubiquitin-protein ligase rnf168-like, with protein sequence MPPVSEVDTGPVEESSGGLTQSDCLCPVCLDIFLEPVTLPCTHTFCKTCFLETVDKSNMCCPLCRKRVSTWARLNGRNKTLVNMELWKRIQDAFPTQCERRLQGIEDEDDDVGMLVPRPRVSQPGEVRREYEDQITKLVEEKRALEEAERRASEEYIQRLLAEEEERLMEERKRQEEQQLEGDERLARLLSQELNSGPISDSPLHIKPTDATSAKKKKPHAGDIEKFLRPVSYKQTSCSEGRPDPSLMANKENILNPPKTLVSQSVEDKVDLTMPALDYYAKPSTSIPSSSEQTFTFNNPNSTSSKRKSSEIEFESESDLLNKRLCAAPQCELPLADSPFLSEMAWYESLRSRLQQEEEDRRMALRLQKELNHDYAVDRRKGSADSYQLRQKNTTASTSAKPDEEIKTGNCSTSRSTSRNSTGLNEDNEKAGKRLSVTSSQLVEKTPGKSPVSSPTTTVPVTPLKKGTKQTTLTEMFPNLGF